The following are encoded together in the Labeo rohita strain BAU-BD-2019 chromosome 17, IGBB_LRoh.1.0, whole genome shotgun sequence genome:
- the plaat1l gene encoding phospholipase A and acyltransferase 1 translates to MGLGNSQPKLYPGDILEFPGNNYFSHFGVYYGERDGVPYVAHLTIRDAETKLLLFGRAINASVKLDPLDVVGKKYRVKNYLDEKHPPRDFYVLIKPEIDEIMTKPVTFDILFNNSEHQATMFRYGVKKSEQIEKVYSKIVPTWKDLFEKKKI, encoded by the exons ATGGGACTG GGTAACTCTCAACCGAAGCTGTACCCCGGAGATATTCTTGAGTTTCCCGGCAACAATTACTTCTCTCATTTTGGCGTTTACTATGGCGAAAGAGACGGAGTTCCTTACGTGGCCCATCTGACCATCAGAG ATGCTGAAACCAAACTCCTACTTTTCGGCCGAGCTATAAACGCCTCCGTTAAGCTGGACCCGCTTGATGTAGTCGGGAAGAAATACAGGGTCAAAAACTACTTGGATGAAAAGCATCCACCTCGAGATTTCTACGTTCTCATCAAGCCGGAGATCGATGAAATCATGACAAAACCCGTCACTTTTGACATCTTGTTCAATAACAGCGAACATCAGGCCACAATGTTTCGATACGGGGTTAAAAAGTCAGAGCAG ATCGAAAAAGTCTATTCCAAGATAGTTCCCACCTGGAAAGATTTATTTGAGAAGAAAAAGATTTAA